In one window of Solanum pennellii chromosome 2, SPENNV200 DNA:
- the LOC107009529 gene encoding pentatricopeptide repeat-containing protein At5g27110, with the protein MDSIKILSLLKSSLTSLKRGKLLHQKIVTLGLQSNINLSKNLINLYISCEEIHSAELVFQNLEKPLDITLWNGLIASYTKNQLFNEALDLFDKLLQFPYLKPDSYTFPSVLKACSGLGNLRYGQMIHAHLIKTGLLLDVVVTSSVIGLYAKCDLFASAIQLFDEMPERDIACWNTVISCYYQNGQFHKALQFFDKMKDLRYMPNSVTYTAAISSCARLLDIERGETIHRELVDNKFLLDGFVSAALVDMYGKCGLLEKAKEIFEQIPAKSLVSWNSMISGYSLRGDSKSCIQLLQRMNKENMKPSSVTLSSLLMACSKSTELQHGKFFHAYIIRNNIRSDVFLSASLVDLYFKCGRVETARNIFSMMAKNNVEAWNVMISGHVSAGYYLEALAIYNDMKLARIKPNAITLTSALVSCSQLGALEHGKEIHKCIIDYKLESNEIVMGSLLDMYAKCGAVSEAIEVFDELPERDLVSWTTMIAAYGSHGQAFEALKLFNGMLHSNVKPDRVAFLAVISACAHAGLVDEGYQYFNLMVSGDGIQPSAEEYSCLIDLLGRAGRLREAYAILQSNPDTREDVELLSALVSACHLHGELEIGEEIAKMLTQKDEDDPSTYVVLDKIYASQNKWNEVRKLRLKMKELGLKKKPGCSWIEVDKRIQTFLADDKYFLLVDDVYQCLSLINRDMETYECLSIDSKGDDYYSKPTT; encoded by the coding sequence ATGGATTCTATAAAAATTTTGTCTTTGTTGAAATCATCTTTAACCTCATTGAAACGAGGGAAACTGTTGCACCAGAAGATTGTTACTTTAGGGTTACAAAGCAACATTAACTTATCCAAGaatctaattaatttatacatatCTTGCGAAGAAATCCATTCCGCtgaattggtttttcaaaatcttgaaaaacctcTTGATATCACTTTGTGGAATGGTCTCATTGCTTCTTATACTAAGAACCAATTGTTCAATGAAGCTCTTGACCTCTTTGACAAGCTGTTGCAATTCCCATATCTTAAACCTGATAGTTACACCTTTCCTAGTGTACTCAAGGCTTGCAGTGGTTTAGGAAATCTCCGATATGGTCAAATGATACATGCTCATTTGATTAAAACTGGGCTTTTATTAGATGTTGTTGTGACAAGTTCAGTGATTGGTTTGTATGCCAAATGTGACTTGTTCGCTTCTGCTATACAGCTGTTTGATGAAATGCCTGAAAGAGACATTGCGTGTTGGAATACTGTCATTTCGTGCTACTATCAAAATGGGCAATTTCATAAAGCCCTTCAATTCTTTGACAAAATGAAAGATTTGAGATATATGCCTAATTCGGTTACCTACACAGCTGCAATCTCATCATGTGCGAGGCTTTTAGATATTGAAAGAGGGGAGACAATTCATCGCGAATTAGTAGATAATAAATTTCTGTTGGATGGTTTTGTAAGTGCTGCTCTTGTTGACATGTATGGGAAATGTGGCCTCTTAGAGAAGGCTAAAGAGATTTTTGAGCAAATCCCTGCCAAGAGTTTGGTTTCTTGGAATTCCATGATATCTGGTTACAGCTTGAGAGGCGATAGCAAATCATGCATTCAGCTTTTACAAAGGATGAACAAAGAAAACATGAAACCCTCTTCTGTGACTTTAAGTAGCTTACTAATGGCGTGCTCTAAATCTACTGAACTGCAGCACGGgaagttttttcatgcatatataaTTCGAAATAACATACGATCTGATGTCTTTCTTAGTgcttcacttgttgacttatATTTCAAATGTGGTAGAGTTGAGACTGCACGAAACATCTTCAGTATGATGGCAAAGAACAATGTGGAAGCATGGAATGTAATGATTTCTGGACATGTGTCAGCTGGCTACTACTTGGAGGCACTTGCCATTTATAATGACATGAAGTTGGCAAGGATAAAGCCTAATGCAATCACTTTGACTAGTGCCTTGGTATCTTGTTCACAGTTGGGTGCCTTAGAACATGGCAAGGAGATTCACAAGTGTATCATTGATTATAAGTTGGAATCCAATGAAATTGTTATGGGGTCGCTGCTTGATATGTATGCTAAATGTGGTGCAGTAAGTGAAGCTATTGAAGTCTTTGATGAGTTGCCTGAGAGAGATCTGGTATCATGGACTACAATGATTGCAGCATATGGATCTCATGGCCAAGCTTTTGAAGCGCTAAAACTCTTTAATGGAATGCTGCATTCTAATGTAAAACCTGATAGAGTTGCATTTCTTGCAGTAATTTCTGCATGTGCTCATGCAGGATTAGTGGATGAAGGTTACcagtattttaatttaatggtCAGTGGCGATGGCATTCAACCGTCAGCTGAAGAGTACTCATGTCTAATTGACCTTCTTGGACGTGCTGGAAGATTGCGTGAAGCCTATGCGATTCTGCAGAGCAACCCGGACACCAGGGAGGATGTTGAGTTGTTAAGCGCATTAGTTTCTGCATGCCATTTGCATGGGGAGTTGGAGATTGGGGAAGAAATTGCAAAGATGCTTACTCAAAAGGATGAAGATGATCCATCCACTTATGTTGTTTTAGACAAAATATATGCTTCACAGAACAAATGGAATGAGGTACGCAAGTTGAGACTGAAGATGAAGGAGCTTGGGTTGAAGAAGAAACCTGGATGTAGTTGGATTGAAGTAGACAAGAGGATTCAAACATTCCTGGCAGATGATAAATATTTCCTGCTAGTAGACGATGTTTATCAATGTCTATCTTTAATAAATAGGGACATGGAAACCTATGAATGCTTAAGCATTGATAGCAAGGGAGATGATTACTACTCAAAGCCAACTACTTGA